GATGCACCCCATTCAAAAAATGTCATCTGGGCGCCGGTATTGTCCGTGAACATGAACGCGGTTGGCGTGTGGGTGTCAGGGACAACAAAGAACTGCTGGCGTACCCCGACATGGTTCAGCCACCGATCGTAGTCAGTACCTGCGAAATCGTCACCAACGCAGGAAACCAGTGTGCAGGGTTCCCCCAGCTTCGCAATTCCTGAGGCAATGTTAGCCGCACCGCCACCAAAAAAGATCCTGCGGTCGGTGATATGCGTGGACGTGTTCGGATCCGGCAGATGGTGCACGGTGGATATATGGTCAATTGCCGTGTGCCCGATGACATGGATCATAGTTCCCGCACGTCCACGAGTTTGAGAGGGACATCCCGCAGCGCCTTTCCCACGACAGATTTTGCGATCTTTTCCGCATGGTCCTTTGACTCTGCACGGAACACTTTCATTTCGAGGGAGAGCCCGACGAGCCCCGTGTCAGCAACGACAATTGCGCTGGAGAGTTCTCCCTCGCAGTGCGGGCAGGAGAGCATCCCCGCCTCGACTTCCACGAACTTTGCTGTAGGGTTGAGCCGTTTGCCCGCTTCGCTGATCGCGATCCCGATTGCATCGTCAAGCGAATTTGCATCCCGAATAATCCACGCTGATTCAAGTGTTACCAGATAATCCGGCATTGTCCTCTCTCCTGACCCTTACCATGCATCCCGGTGGACGTGCTCCGCGACCGGCATCCGTTCCGTCAGGGTGACCGGAACCTGTCCCCTGCCGAGAGCAAGGAGCACAACAGGCCTCGCGTGCTGGGGGAGCCCGAGAATCGCCCTGACTGATTCTTCATCAAACGCTCCCGTCCAGCACGAGTGGAGCTGCCGAGCATGTGCGGCCAGCATCATGTACGTGCATGCGATGGTCGCGTCCTGTACCGCGTACAGGATGCCTCGTTCCCCGTACCTTGACATCGACCGCACATAGTTTGCGCAGACAAC
Above is a genomic segment from Methanoregula sp. containing:
- a CDS encoding nitroreductase family protein, translating into MDSSEFQGFLTSRSSVREYSPDSITDDDIAFILDCASTAPSAGNLEAWDVVVVTDEDARLGLKDASFEQEHIRQAAAVLVVCANYVRSMSRYGERGILYAVQDATIACTYMMLAAHARQLHSCWTGAFDEESVRAILGLPQHARPVVLLALGRGQVPVTLTERMPVAEHVHRDAW
- a CDS encoding DUF555 domain-containing protein; the encoded protein is MPDYLVTLESAWIIRDANSLDDAIGIAISEAGKRLNPTAKFVEVEAGMLSCPHCEGELSSAIVVADTGLVGLSLEMKVFRAESKDHAEKIAKSVVGKALRDVPLKLVDVREL